A genomic window from Streptomyces sp. NBC_01429 includes:
- a CDS encoding ArnT family glycosyltransferase has protein sequence MLLVAILAVQGWNIQHYPTLSDDEGTYLAQAWAVQEGKGLAHYTYWYDHPPLGWLQIAFLTWLPSLLAPDSMTVATMRVAMLLVSAASAVLLYVLARRLWLPRWAAGLAMALFGLSPLSVVLQREIFLDNIAVMWTLLAFCLAASPSRHLWHHFASGVAAAVGVLTKETMLVVLPALLVTMWRHSHRDTRKFALTGAVTACVLIGLSYPLFALLKGELLPGGGHVSLWDGVTYQMSRPGSGFVLDPGSGSYGVLQSWLYYDRVLPLGGIAAAVLLVATLRWSVTARALAGPALAVVILTAVALRPSGYLPAMYVIQGLPFLALVLAGGAASVTHAVLRKGRRTEAIGKGGKGEEGKEGETGETGETGEMRARGRTTAVVRWTALVALVATAAVVVVPRWYDGNHTALTTDDNASYRAAASWMAREVADPSRARVLVDDALWLDLVHAGYEPGLGAIWFYKADLDPAVTKTMPDGWRDLDYVVASPTVRRDARDLPNVRAALDHSTAVAVFGNGEDRIEIRRIARSDRSTGGSDRSTGGSDRSTGGSDGTTGSDRIAGGDGR, from the coding sequence GTGCTCCTCGTCGCGATCCTCGCCGTCCAGGGCTGGAACATCCAGCACTACCCCACCCTCAGCGACGACGAGGGCACCTACCTCGCCCAGGCGTGGGCCGTCCAGGAGGGCAAGGGGCTCGCCCACTACACGTACTGGTACGACCATCCGCCGCTCGGCTGGCTCCAGATAGCCTTTCTGACCTGGCTGCCCTCCCTCCTCGCGCCCGACTCGATGACCGTCGCCACCATGCGTGTCGCGATGCTGCTGGTCAGCGCCGCCAGCGCGGTCCTCCTCTACGTACTGGCCCGGCGGCTGTGGCTGCCGCGCTGGGCCGCCGGGCTCGCGATGGCCCTCTTCGGGCTCTCACCGCTCTCCGTCGTGCTCCAGCGGGAGATCTTCCTCGACAACATCGCCGTCATGTGGACGCTGCTCGCGTTCTGCCTCGCGGCCTCGCCGAGCAGACATCTGTGGCACCACTTCGCGTCCGGCGTCGCCGCCGCCGTCGGGGTGCTCACCAAGGAGACGATGCTCGTCGTACTGCCCGCGCTGCTGGTCACGATGTGGCGCCACAGCCACCGCGACACCCGCAAGTTCGCGCTGACCGGCGCGGTCACCGCGTGCGTGCTGATCGGGCTCTCGTATCCGCTGTTCGCCCTGCTCAAGGGCGAGTTGCTGCCCGGCGGCGGCCATGTCTCCCTCTGGGACGGCGTGACGTACCAGATGAGCCGCCCCGGCTCCGGCTTCGTCCTCGACCCGGGCAGCGGCTCGTACGGGGTGCTCCAGTCCTGGCTGTACTACGACCGGGTCCTGCCCCTGGGCGGGATAGCCGCCGCCGTCCTGCTGGTCGCGACGCTGCGCTGGTCGGTCACCGCGCGGGCGCTGGCCGGGCCCGCGCTCGCGGTGGTGATCCTCACCGCCGTGGCGCTGCGCCCGTCCGGCTATCTGCCCGCGATGTACGTCATCCAGGGGCTGCCGTTCCTGGCGCTGGTCCTGGCGGGCGGCGCGGCCTCCGTCACCCATGCCGTCCTGCGCAAGGGGCGCCGGACCGAGGCGATCGGGAAGGGTGGGAAGGGCGAGGAAGGCAAGGAGGGTGAGACGGGCGAGACGGGCGAGACGGGCGAGATGCGCGCGAGGGGCCGTACGACGGCCGTCGTACGGTGGACGGCCCTGGTCGCGCTGGTCGCGACGGCGGCGGTCGTCGTCGTACCGCGCTGGTACGACGGCAATCACACCGCGCTGACCACCGACGACAACGCCTCGTACCGCGCGGCGGCCTCCTGGATGGCGCGGGAGGTGGCGGATCCGTCACGGGCGCGGGTGCTGGTGGACGACGCGCTCTGGCTCGACCTCGTCCACGCGGGATACGAGCCGGGGCTCGGCGCCATCTGGTTCTACAAGGCGGACCTCGACCCGGCCGTCACCAAGACCATGCCGGACGGCTGGCGCGACCTGGACTACGTCGTCGCCTCTCCGACCGTACGGCGCGACGCGCGCGACCTGCCCAATGTGCGGGCCGCGCTGGACCACTCGACCGCAGTCGCCGTCTTCGGGAACGGCGAGGACCGGATCGAGATCCGGCGGATCGCGCGGAGCGACCGGAGTACGGGCGGCAGCGACCGGAGTACGGGCGGCAGCGACCGGAGTACGGGCGGCAGCGACGGGACCACGGGCAGCGACCGGATCGCGGGAGGCGACGGACGATGA
- a CDS encoding glycosyltransferase produces the protein MFTSVLIAAISLALFWMAAFTLWWQMHAWRTPETLAATSFDPPDGGLEGSFSLLLPARHEQAVLEHTIERLLESSHSRFEIIVIVGHDDPETTEVAERAAARDPGRVRVVVDTHEAKNKPKALNTALPHCTGEVVGVFDAEDQVHPELLTHVDHAFRSTGADVVQGGVQLINFHSSWYSLRNCLEYFFWFRSRLHLHAQKGFIPLGGNTVFVRTEVLREAGGWDQNCLAEDCDLGVRLSSVGKKVVVAYDSDMVTREETPDTLMSLLKQRTRWNQGFLQVYRKNDWRQLATPGQRMLARYTLMTPFLQAFTGVVIPLNVCIALFLDVPVAVAFVTFLPLVTALVTFVFEVVGLHDFGRQYGLRVRLSHYLKLIVGGPFYQVLLAGAAIRAVWREHRGRSDWELTSHVGAHLREDVHA, from the coding sequence TTGTTCACGTCCGTGCTCATAGCTGCCATTTCACTGGCGCTCTTCTGGATGGCCGCGTTCACGCTCTGGTGGCAGATGCATGCCTGGCGTACACCGGAGACGCTGGCCGCGACCAGTTTCGACCCGCCCGACGGCGGTCTGGAGGGCTCGTTCTCGCTGCTCCTGCCCGCCCGGCACGAGCAGGCCGTACTGGAACACACCATTGAGCGGCTGCTGGAATCCAGCCACAGCAGATTCGAGATCATCGTCATCGTCGGGCACGACGACCCGGAGACCACCGAGGTCGCCGAGCGGGCGGCGGCCCGCGACCCCGGCCGGGTCAGGGTCGTGGTCGACACCCACGAGGCGAAGAACAAACCCAAGGCGCTCAACACCGCGCTGCCGCACTGCACGGGCGAGGTCGTCGGCGTCTTCGACGCGGAGGACCAGGTCCACCCGGAGCTGCTGACCCATGTCGACCACGCCTTCCGCTCCACCGGCGCCGATGTGGTCCAGGGCGGCGTCCAGCTGATCAACTTCCACTCCAGCTGGTACAGCCTGCGCAACTGCCTGGAGTACTTCTTCTGGTTCCGCAGCAGGCTCCATCTGCACGCGCAGAAAGGCTTCATCCCGCTCGGCGGCAACACCGTCTTCGTACGGACCGAGGTGCTGCGCGAGGCCGGCGGCTGGGACCAGAACTGCCTGGCCGAGGACTGCGACCTGGGCGTACGGCTCTCCAGCGTCGGCAAGAAGGTCGTCGTCGCGTACGACTCCGACATGGTGACCCGGGAGGAGACGCCCGACACACTGATGTCCCTGCTCAAGCAGCGGACCCGGTGGAACCAGGGCTTCCTTCAGGTCTACCGCAAGAACGACTGGCGCCAACTGGCCACGCCGGGGCAGCGGATGCTCGCGCGCTACACCCTGATGACGCCGTTCCTCCAGGCGTTCACCGGCGTGGTCATTCCGCTGAACGTATGTATCGCGCTGTTCCTCGACGTACCGGTCGCGGTCGCGTTCGTGACCTTCCTGCCCCTGGTCACCGCCCTGGTCACCTTCGTCTTCGAAGTCGTCGGACTCCACGACTTCGGCCGGCAGTACGGACTTCGCGTCCGCCTCTCCCACTACCTCAAGCTCATCGTCGGCGGCCCCTTCTACCAGGTGCTTCTCGCCGGAGCGGCGATCCGCGCCGTCTGGCGCGAGCACCGGGGACGCAGCGACTGGGAGCTGACCAGCCATGTCGGCGCGCATCTCCGAGAGGACGTCCACGCGTGA
- a CDS encoding thioredoxin domain-containing protein, with translation MANRLAHETSPYLLQHADNPVDWWPWSPEAFAEARRRDVPVLLSVGYSSCHWCHVMAGESFEDLTTAKYMNAHFVSVKVDREERPDVDAVYMEAVQAATGQGGWPMTVFLTPDAEPFYFGTYFPPAPRHGMASFPQVLEGVSAAWTDRREEVAEVGARIVGELAGRSLAHGGDGVPGEEEATQALLGLTREYDAGHGGFGGAPKFPPSMVVEFLLRHHARTGSEGALQMAAHTCEAMARGGIYDQLGGGFARYSVDREWVVPHFEKMLYDNALLCRTYAHLWRSTGSDLARRVALETADFLVRELRTPEGGFASALDADSDDGSGKHAEGAFYVWTPEQLREVLGDADAAFAGQYYGVTEDGTFEEGASVLQLPLGEGLVDAERVESVRRRLLAAREERPRPGRDDKVVAAWNGLAIAALAETGAYFDRPDLVERATEAADLLVRVHLDDSARLARTSKDGRTGANAGVLEDYGDVAEGFLALAAVTGEGAWLEFAGFLLDIVLDKFVAESGGALFDTADDAEQLIRRPQDPMDNATPSGWTAAAGALLSYAAHTGSEAHRNAAEGALGVVKALGPRAPRFIGWGLAVAEALLDGPREIAVVGPAGDERTAELHRTALLATAPGAVVAAGVPGGAPGGASGEVPGGDEFPLLTGRPLVDGAAAAYVCRRFVCSAPTTEVSELKNELNVFE, from the coding sequence ATGGCGAACCGACTGGCCCATGAGACCTCTCCGTACCTGCTCCAGCATGCCGACAACCCCGTCGACTGGTGGCCCTGGTCGCCCGAGGCGTTCGCGGAGGCCCGGCGGCGGGATGTGCCGGTGTTGCTGAGCGTGGGGTACAGCAGCTGTCACTGGTGTCATGTGATGGCGGGCGAGAGCTTCGAGGACCTCACCACCGCCAAGTACATGAACGCCCACTTCGTCAGCGTCAAGGTGGACCGCGAGGAGCGGCCCGATGTCGACGCGGTGTACATGGAGGCCGTGCAGGCGGCGACCGGGCAGGGCGGGTGGCCCATGACGGTGTTTCTGACGCCGGACGCCGAGCCGTTCTACTTCGGTACGTACTTCCCGCCCGCGCCCCGGCACGGTATGGCGTCCTTCCCGCAGGTGCTGGAGGGGGTCAGTGCCGCCTGGACCGACCGGCGGGAGGAGGTCGCCGAGGTGGGGGCGCGGATCGTGGGGGAGCTGGCCGGGCGGTCGCTCGCGCACGGCGGGGACGGGGTGCCGGGGGAGGAGGAGGCGACGCAGGCGTTGCTGGGGCTGACGCGGGAGTACGACGCGGGGCACGGCGGGTTCGGCGGGGCGCCGAAGTTCCCGCCGTCCATGGTGGTCGAGTTCCTGTTGCGCCACCACGCCCGTACCGGCTCCGAAGGCGCGCTCCAGATGGCGGCGCACACGTGCGAGGCGATGGCGCGCGGCGGGATCTACGACCAGCTGGGGGGCGGGTTCGCCCGCTACTCGGTCGACCGGGAGTGGGTTGTGCCCCATTTTGAGAAAATGCTGTACGACAACGCCCTTTTGTGCCGCACGTATGCGCATCTGTGGCGTTCCACCGGCTCTGATCTCGCCCGCCGGGTGGCCCTGGAGACCGCCGACTTCCTGGTGCGTGAACTGCGCACGCCCGAGGGCGGGTTCGCCTCCGCGCTCGACGCGGACAGTGACGACGGCAGTGGGAAGCACGCCGAGGGCGCCTTCTACGTATGGACACCGGAGCAGTTGCGCGAGGTGCTGGGGGACGCGGACGCCGCATTCGCCGGCCAGTACTACGGGGTGACGGAGGACGGGACGTTCGAGGAGGGCGCCTCCGTGCTGCAACTCCCCCTCGGCGAGGGGCTGGTGGACGCGGAGCGCGTCGAGTCCGTACGGAGGCGGCTGCTCGCCGCGCGCGAGGAGCGCCCCCGTCCCGGCCGGGACGACAAGGTCGTGGCCGCCTGGAACGGGCTGGCGATCGCCGCGCTGGCCGAGACCGGGGCGTACTTCGACCGGCCCGATCTGGTCGAGCGCGCCACCGAGGCCGCCGATCTGCTCGTACGGGTGCACCTGGACGACTCGGCCCGCCTCGCCCGTACCTCGAAGGACGGCAGGACCGGGGCGAACGCGGGGGTTCTGGAGGACTACGGCGATGTCGCCGAGGGGTTCCTCGCGCTCGCGGCGGTCACCGGGGAAGGGGCTTGGCTGGAATTCGCCGGGTTCCTGCTGGACATTGTGCTCGACAAGTTCGTGGCGGAGAGCGGTGGAGCGCTGTTCGATACGGCTGATGACGCCGAACAGTTGATCCGGCGGCCGCAGGATCCGATGGACAACGCCACCCCGTCCGGCTGGACCGCCGCCGCCGGAGCGCTGCTCTCGTACGCCGCGCACACCGGCTCCGAGGCGCATCGAAACGCCGCCGAAGGAGCCCTCGGAGTGGTGAAGGCGCTCGGTCCGCGCGCGCCGCGCTTCATCGGCTGGGGGCTCGCCGTGGCCGAGGCGCTGCTCGACGGACCGCGCGAGATCGCCGTCGTGGGCCCGGCGGGCGACGAGCGTACGGCGGAGCTGCACCGTACGGCGCTGCTCGCCACCGCGCCCGGCGCGGTCGTCGCTGCCGGGGTGCCCGGAGGCGCTCCCGGTGGGGCTTCCGGCGAGGTCCCCGGTGGCGACGAGTTCCCGTTGCTGACGGGCCGTCCGCTGGTCGACGGAGCGGCCGCCGCCTACGTCTGCCGGCGTTTCGTCTGCTCCGCGCCGACCACTGAAGTAAGCGAACTAAAGAACGAGTTGAACGTGTTCGAGTAG
- a CDS encoding tetratricopeptide repeat protein, with the protein MRESHRAEAERLLVRAVEEEVRRSGGRSEGNALLSRGRSALDAMSAGADEEYTAYVRALDADAAERPPLSQRFSKQSIGTPVLVTSVAAIAAVGADVALGTAAGIALSAGAAVAVAGAATTVAKVTASHWPAAHRRAGAAGQPGGTEQLRLQWLTALEVRGIRPFLEQQRVLVSATQRTAKKSVVVPQLRGGDRSAAARRRTVLEQSFGHLPEPDGPFAGRRTEMAQIAQWVHAARASTETKPTVVVLYGAPGSGRTELAVRAAHQLRDQFRGACVVDLRGGGTLESPLSTRDALLHLLNRLGAPREQLLFREGASPGQQVRRLSELYHKHLTGLPVTVVLDDASDPEQVRTLVPERSDSLVLVTARAPLELAADVPAWVHQLPVEALDGAGAEELLRIAAGEAAREAAGPYDFQSADSVRELCGGLPLALRIAGSSLGERTELQLAADLSAYGPVEPVERALWLRYTDQNDQARRLLRRLALAGRASLGAAAAAALLATDEQEAGQLLTELSRAGLIDHVRGSRYRLHDVVRTFVHARLREEEPAEERTAAQERLIRNYGELADSVIRLVDGKTSTRADLFKSAAGGHGFSSLDAALRWLDDESSFITATLRHAEGVDQEAVLNLLGALCDYCLLRGDLYRLGEISELTQAVDQGLLVRSVQWRTGIAARQLGELDKARTTLTSVVGLYREAQHDAGAARALCSLGITLHHQGNLTEASAKLREALALQDEPSLAGDRGWTLHALAAVERDRGRVAEALTLLTTALALHRESESVHGEAWSHYQLGQLFLRLGDTARAEGELRAALDLYGRTHDGRGEAWATTQLARARLAEGEQGEAVDQLREALARHRENEDARGEAWTLYYLGQALEESGERDQAVRELERARTMFSRMRDVYGLACARHHSGRVTRDQRAAQTGNLRNSGFARQLLVDARADFHRIGVAHGEAWTCLELAVIDAGNNRPGQALHLCDDAAALFTSYDDHRGADWARFLRCTLLPYASAGGTEVGSVVAEQDLRELVAAGHPARDGKLAESAATFTVMLGRGVRLEDGWQAWNLGMVPNRNAREVMGVPVEVAPA; encoded by the coding sequence ATGCGGGAAAGCCACCGGGCCGAGGCCGAGAGGCTGTTGGTGCGCGCCGTGGAGGAAGAAGTCCGGCGCTCCGGCGGGCGGAGCGAGGGGAACGCGCTGCTGTCGCGTGGGCGCAGCGCGCTGGACGCGATGTCGGCGGGCGCCGACGAGGAGTACACCGCGTATGTGCGGGCGCTCGACGCGGACGCGGCCGAACGGCCGCCGTTGTCGCAGCGGTTCAGCAAACAGTCCATCGGAACGCCCGTGCTGGTCACCTCCGTTGCCGCCATCGCCGCCGTCGGCGCCGATGTCGCGCTCGGTACGGCCGCGGGCATCGCGCTCAGCGCCGGGGCCGCCGTCGCCGTGGCCGGGGCGGCGACGACCGTCGCCAAGGTGACCGCCTCGCACTGGCCGGCCGCGCACCGCAGGGCCGGGGCCGCCGGGCAGCCGGGCGGGACGGAGCAGCTGCGGCTCCAGTGGCTGACGGCGCTGGAGGTACGGGGCATCCGCCCGTTCCTGGAGCAGCAGCGGGTGCTGGTCTCAGCGACGCAGCGCACCGCCAAGAAGTCCGTGGTCGTGCCGCAGTTGCGCGGCGGCGACCGCAGCGCGGCGGCCCGCCGTCGCACCGTACTGGAGCAGTCCTTCGGTCATCTCCCCGAGCCCGACGGGCCGTTCGCGGGGCGGCGCACGGAGATGGCGCAGATCGCGCAGTGGGTGCACGCGGCCCGCGCGTCGACGGAGACGAAGCCGACCGTGGTGGTGCTGTACGGCGCGCCGGGCTCGGGCCGCACCGAGCTGGCCGTCCGGGCGGCACACCAGCTGAGGGACCAGTTCCGCGGGGCGTGCGTGGTCGATCTGCGCGGCGGCGGCACCCTGGAGTCGCCGCTGTCGACCCGGGACGCGCTGCTGCATCTGCTGAACCGGCTGGGCGCGCCGCGCGAGCAGTTGCTGTTCCGCGAGGGGGCCTCGCCCGGACAGCAGGTACGGCGGCTGAGCGAGCTGTACCACAAGCATCTGACGGGCCTTCCGGTGACGGTGGTGCTGGACGACGCCTCCGACCCCGAGCAGGTACGGACCCTGGTGCCGGAGCGTTCGGACAGCCTGGTGCTGGTGACGGCGCGCGCTCCGCTGGAGCTGGCGGCCGATGTGCCGGCCTGGGTGCACCAGCTGCCGGTGGAGGCGCTGGACGGCGCGGGCGCCGAGGAGCTGTTGCGGATCGCGGCGGGCGAGGCGGCCCGCGAGGCCGCCGGTCCCTACGACTTCCAGTCCGCCGACAGCGTGCGCGAACTGTGCGGCGGGCTGCCGCTCGCGCTGCGCATCGCGGGCTCCTCGCTCGGCGAGCGCACCGAACTCCAGCTGGCCGCCGATCTGTCCGCGTACGGTCCGGTCGAGCCGGTGGAGCGGGCCTTGTGGCTGCGCTACACCGACCAGAACGACCAGGCCCGCAGGCTGCTGCGGCGGCTCGCGCTGGCCGGCCGCGCCTCGCTGGGCGCGGCGGCGGCGGCGGCGCTGCTGGCGACGGACGAGCAGGAGGCCGGGCAGTTGCTGACCGAGCTGTCGCGGGCCGGGCTGATCGACCATGTGCGCGGCAGCCGCTACCGGCTGCACGATGTCGTCCGTACCTTCGTGCACGCGCGGCTGCGCGAGGAGGAGCCGGCGGAGGAGCGTACGGCGGCGCAGGAGCGGCTGATCCGTAACTACGGCGAGCTGGCCGACTCGGTGATCCGGCTGGTCGACGGCAAGACCTCCACCCGCGCCGACCTCTTCAAGAGCGCGGCGGGCGGCCACGGCTTCTCCTCGCTGGACGCGGCGCTGCGCTGGCTGGACGACGAGTCGAGCTTCATCACGGCCACCCTGCGGCACGCGGAGGGCGTCGACCAGGAGGCCGTGCTCAATCTGCTGGGGGCGCTCTGCGACTACTGCCTGCTGCGCGGCGACCTCTACCGGCTCGGTGAGATCAGCGAGCTGACCCAGGCCGTGGACCAGGGGCTGCTGGTGCGCTCGGTCCAGTGGCGTACGGGCATCGCGGCCCGGCAGCTCGGCGAGCTGGACAAGGCGCGGACGACCCTGACCTCGGTCGTCGGCCTCTACCGGGAGGCGCAGCACGACGCGGGGGCGGCCCGCGCGCTGTGTTCGCTGGGGATCACCCTGCACCACCAGGGCAATCTGACCGAGGCGTCGGCGAAGCTGCGCGAGGCGCTGGCGCTCCAGGACGAGCCGTCACTGGCCGGGGACCGGGGCTGGACCCTGCACGCCCTGGCGGCGGTCGAGCGCGACCGGGGCCGGGTCGCCGAGGCGCTGACGCTGCTGACGACGGCGCTGGCGCTGCACCGCGAGAGCGAGTCCGTGCACGGTGAGGCGTGGTCGCACTACCAGCTGGGGCAGCTGTTCCTGCGCCTGGGCGACACGGCCCGCGCCGAGGGCGAGCTGCGCGCGGCGCTCGACCTGTACGGCAGGACGCACGACGGGCGCGGCGAGGCGTGGGCGACGACCCAGCTGGCCCGCGCGCGGCTGGCGGAGGGCGAGCAGGGCGAGGCGGTGGACCAGCTGCGCGAGGCGCTGGCCCGCCATCGCGAGAACGAGGACGCGCGCGGCGAGGCGTGGACGCTGTACTACCTGGGGCAGGCGCTGGAGGAGAGCGGCGAGCGCGACCAGGCGGTACGGGAGCTGGAGCGGGCGCGCACGATGTTCTCGCGGATGCGCGATGTGTACGGTCTGGCGTGCGCCCGGCACCATTCGGGCCGGGTCACCCGGGACCAGCGGGCCGCGCAGACCGGCAACCTGCGCAACTCGGGCTTCGCCCGTCAGCTGCTGGTCGACGCGCGCGCTGACTTCCACCGCATCGGCGTGGCCCACGGCGAGGCGTGGACCTGCCTGGAGCTGGCCGTGATCGACGCGGGCAACAACCGGCCGGGCCAGGCGCTGCACCTGTGCGACGACGCGGCCGCCCTCTTCACCTCGTACGACGATCATCGCGGCGCCGACTGGGCGCGCTTCCTGCGCTGCACGCTGCTGCCGTACGCCTCGGCGGGCGGCACAGAGGTCGGTTCGGTCGTCGCCGAACAGGATCTGAGGGAGCTGGTCGCCGCCGGTCACCCGGCGCGCGACGGCAAGCTCGCCGAGTCCGCCGCGACCTTCACGGTGATGCTCGGCCGCGGGGTCCGGCTGGAGGACGGCTGGCAGGCGTGGAACCTGGGGATGGTCCCGAACCGGAACGCCCGCGAGGTGATGGGCGTACCGGTGGAGGTCGCCCCCGCCTGA